A window of Staphylococcus lloydii genomic DNA:
ATAACTTGCTCTCACTTCCATAATTATGAAATTAGGGATTACTTCAGTAACATTTATCGTTTCATCATCTCTAATTATTTTGACCCATTTATCTTCCACACTGTTTAACCTCCTTGATTAAAAGCTGTCATCGCTGCACGTTCACCCATCAGATTTGAAAGTATTTTTTCAGCATCTTTAGGATTACCGTTTCGTGTAGGTGCTTTTACAATTTCTATTAACGTTTGAGTTAAACGATTATTATGATCATTTACTCTTACAAGTTGTTGTAACAATTTCTCCATAGTTGAATTATCATTGTTGACTGTCACATTCGTAGAACCTTTATCCATACCAACATATCTCATAGCTTGCTCAATAAGTTGTATGGCTCTATTACGTTTCGTTAAAGGTACAACCATTTCAGGTTTGTTACCTTCACCGATTTCAGCCACTTGATGTTTCGTGACCATGCCTCCGTTTTCATATGCGTATGCAGCTGCTCTTGGGAAACCGCCCCAGCCGTAAGTTCTCTGAATATAACGCATAGCTGATATTGCTTGGTGAACAGGATTACTAAAGTTTGAATATCCACTTTTAGCATTCGCTCTAAATGTCGTATCAATCATTTGGAATAGACCTTTAGATGGGTGCCCTGCTTTGGCGTTACTATCCCAGTTATTTACTGCACTAGCATCATAAGTTGATTCACGTTTAGCTAGTTTCATCATATTATTAAGTATATAACTACCTTTATACTTTCCGCCTAATATATTTTGAGCTTGTTTAATAACACTTCGAGCATAGCTTTCACCTTTACCGCCTTTACTACCATTATGTGATTTCAACCATTTAATAGGGTTAATTGGTTTACCGTTTTGATGCATTTCATAGTGTAAGTGAGGACCTGTACTTGCACCTGTATTACCTGAGATACCAAGCTTTGTACCTGGATGCACCTTTTGTCCTTCTTTAACAAGCCATTTACTTAAATGCCCATAAATAACATCTAAAGCACCACCATGAACTTGGATATAATGTCCAAATCCACCCGGCATTTCTTTCGTATGGGCAGTACCATTAATCGTAGAGTATACAGGTTCATAATGATAAGGTAAGTCAATACCTGGGTGAGGCCAATTAAACGCATATCCTGGTGGTGGTCCGTTCGGGCTATATGGTGTCGTGATGTTATCAAGATATTTAATATATCCACCGTCACCATCGCCACCCGATTCTTCAAACCAAGTTTTAACTTTTTCTACTAATGCTTTCTTTAATTTCCCATAAGCGCCTTGTGCCATTTTAACTGTAGCGTTTGCGCCACTACCAAAATTAACGCCAATCTTCTCCATAACTTTGTCTACAAGTTTACCTGGGTGGTCTAGGAATTCACCAACATCTTTAGTGATACCTTTAATGCCACCCCAAATACCCATAGCAGCATCTTCAGCTTTTTCTAGGGCGTCGGTACCAACTTCTTTAGTTTTCTTAATGACGTTCTTTGATGTATCCTTAGCTGTCTTTTTAGCTACGGCAGCACCTTTTTTACCATCGCTAAATAGTGCCTTTAAGGGATGTTTTAAATAATCATTTTCTTTTTTCTTCGTCCCACTAGCAAATCTTGGTATCATACCCATATCTTGATAACGTTTTGTATCCGTAGCATTATGAACTTTGTCTCCTACACCAAGTGGAACGACAACGTTACGACCTTTTGGCGCATGTATGCTACCATCGGCACGTTCAATAACTTCTTGATACCCGCCACCTGGCGCGTTACCTTTACCGCGGTCATTGACAACCGCTAATGTAGATTGTTTTAATCCACCATCAGCATTTGTTGCTACTTTAGCGCCGTCGTAAGTACCAGTTGATAAATGAGGTATAGGTTTAATTAATGTTTTATCGGTAATCGCTTTAGCAATTTTATTAATACCGCCAATCATGCCATTTAACCCATCTACAGCTTTATTAGCTACGGTCTTACCTAAGTCGGAAGCAGCATTGCCAAAATCTTTTTTGATATTCTTGATAAAGTTAAGTGTTTTATTTAACCATTCTTTCCACTTACCATGTGTTTTCTTACCTTTATCATCACTGTCTCTAAAGATTTTATTAAAGTTATCTTTGGCTTTACCTAACATGTCTTTAAATTTACCTTTAGCCGTATTCGCCATATCGCCGAAGTTTTTATTGGAATGATTCTTACTATCTTTAGATCTATCCGAGATATTATTTTTTATGCTATTCCATTTCGATTTAGCATCGCCGAGTAAATCCTTGAACTTACCTTTGGCTGTATTGACTAAACCTTTGAAATTGTTGTTGGAACTATTCTTACTATCTTTTGACCTATCAGTAATGTGATTTTTGATTTTGCCCCATTTTGATTTAACATCACCAACTAAATCTTTAAACTTACCCTTAGCTGTATTGACTAAGCCTTTAAAGTTTTTACCTGAACTATTTTTACTATCTCTTGATTTATCCGCTATTGTTCTACCAAGTGCGCCCCACCAAGTTTTTGCACCTTTGTGCATATCCTTAAACCATTTGACTGTACCTTTCGAAATAGCCTTAGCTTTACCAATAGATGTATCACGCATTACTTCCCATTTCGATTTCACATGGCCTGTTTGCGCATCGATATTTTTCTTAACACCTTTATTTTGTTTCTGTGCTTGATCTACAACGTCTTTATGTTGTTTCTTAGCGTTCTTTTTAGATTCATTATATTGTTTCTTAGCATCTTTAATAACTTTATCAGCTTGCTTCTTAGATAGATTACCCGTCACATCACGTTGTTTAACAGCCTCAGCTACTGTGTCTTTATACTTTTTCTTAGCACTAGAGATTGATTTATCTCTTTCTTTAGCGCTTTCTTTAATAACACGTGAGGCTGCTTGCATAGATAACTTGCCTTTATTTTGTTTTAATCTTTCTAAGATAGCTTTTTGTTCAATTGCACCTTTAGATAAAGATTTAACAACCGTTCTATCTAATTTACGTTGCAAGCTAGCAACCTTATTATTTTCTTTGGCCGTCAATGAACGACGTTCACGATGTGCTTTAGCATATATGCCAACAATTTGATTATTAATACTTTTAGCTTCTTTAGATTCTTTACGATTGTGACGTTTCGTATTCTCTAAAATTTTACCTTCTTCAGATTGAGATAATCCACTTGTACGTTTGAAGATTTTTTGTAAACCTTTAACTTCACTGTCATGGCGTTTATTCATCTGTTTAGAAACTTCTTTGTTTATATTGCCATAAAGTGACTTAACTTGGTTGTATTCTTTATCTCCAATTTTCTTATGAGATATACGTATTTGTTCAAGTTTTACTTTTGATTTCTGTGACAAATCCGTATAAGCACCTAAAGCTTTTTTCGTACTTTTAGAAATCCCTTTACCTAACACGTTCATTGTATCAGTGGTCTTAGATACGGCTTTATGAAGTAAGCCAAATTCTTTTTTTATAAGTTGGAATTGTGGTGTCATGCCAAGTAGTTTCGCACTAAAGCCTTTGAGCTTATCATAGCCTTTAGCGATGCCACTACCGAGTTTACCAACCCATGAAAAGTCCATGTGGCCAAATGTTTGACCCCATAATTTGCCAAAGTCACTTACACCTTTACGGAACCAATCTAATTTTGTATAAGCTAACCCTAGTACAGTTGTTAAGATTGTAACTGGAAGCGCTGCTTTACTAAGGACTTTCCCTGCAATTCTAACGGCGCTCCCTAACTTGCCATAACGTCCTGTTACAGTTGTTAAGACATTGCCCATTTTACCTAATGTGCTTTGGTGACCTTTAGTCACTTTACCTGTTGTTGCCAGTGAACCTGCAGCCGCTTTATTCGCTCCAGCATTAACTGCTGCCTCTGCTGTATTCACTGCCATTTGTCTATTAAGTGCTGCATAACCTTTTGCAGCTTTACCAACTGCCCCAATCATTAAGCCTGTAGCTATAAGCACAGGTCCTGTTGCGGCTGCAAAGATACCTAAACCAATTGCACCTTTACGGACCCAACCTGGCATACTAGAAAAACCTTGACCGAATTTTTGTATGACACCTGCAGCGCCTCGTAACATTGGTGTTAGATCATTACCTACTTGAATACCTAGTGATTCAAATGCACCACCAAGTTGTTCAAGTGCACCTTTTAAGTTGTCGCGCATTTGCTTCGCTGTCTTCTTACTTGCACCGTCAGAGTTTTTAAGTGATTTACTATACTTATCTAACTTCTTAGGTCCAGCGTCAATTAAGGATAAAAAACCACTCGCAGATTCAGTACCTACAACTTGTGAAACAGTCGCAAGTTTTTGTTCTTTGGTCATGCCTTGTAAGCCGTCTTTGAACTGACCGATTAATTTAGGCATGCCTACAAACTTACCTTTAGAATCCGTAAGAGATATACCGAGTTCATCCATTGCTTTTTGAGATTGTTTTGTCGGTTTTGCTAGTCTGATAAGGGATGCACGTAACGTGGTACCTGCTTGTTCCCCCTTTAGCATCTGTTATATATAGGAGTTTACCCTATACTCTCAAGATTTCCCTTGAGTGTCGGACTATATCTTTACCATTTAAGGTAATCGGCGCTCGTGGAGGCATTATTACTTGTTCTAGTTCAACCTCTAGTCTCTACACCTTCACGCTACTTTTTGAACTTTCACGTGCTTGGCTCGGTATTAGTATAGTGATAATATTTATCACCTTAACCTCTACCGAATTCACCGATTTCTACGCACATATTTCTATGTGTTCGAGCCATTGACCCGCATTACTCATTACTTCAATAGAAGCTGATGTATCTTCTAGTGACATGCCTAGCGAATGGGCTGGTGTACCTGCGTATTTCAATGCATCTCCCATATAGCTAATGTCAGCCGCACTGTCGTTTGCAGCAGTAGCTAATACATCAGCCACATGTCCAGATTGACTGGCTTTTAAGTTAAATGAGTTAATAGAAGATGCCATAACTGTTGCAGTTGTTGCCATATCTGCACCACTGGCTTCAGCCGCACTAATAACACCTGGCATTGCTGCCATAACTTGTTTCGCATTGAAACCAAGTTGTGCAAGTTCGTTCATACCTTCAGCTACTTCACTTGCTGATTTAGATGTTTTCGCACCGAGTTGCACAGCCTCATTTGACATGGCTTTTAATTGACTACCACTTGCTTGTGAAACCGCACCCACTTTAGACATTTGTTCTTCAAAGTCTGCTGATTTCTTAACAGCTGCACCGAGGCCTAAAGTGAGTGGCGTTGTCACACCAACACTCATGCTACGTCCCATCGATGTCATACTAGAACCAACTTTTCCAAACTTACCAGACATCGTGTCTAAATGATTAGCCGTTTTCGTATAGTGGCTATTCGCTATCAACTGTTCCTTGTTGAAGGCTTTCATTTCAGACTCTGTACGTCCAATTGTCTTTTGAAGATTGTTCATTGACGTACGTTCAGCATTGACCTTTTTCTGTGCATTCGTTAAGTTTTGGTCATGATTTTTAATTGTTTTATTTAGATCGTTAAATTCTTTTTCTGTTTGGGATAATTCAGTGTTCGTTTTATCATAAGAAGCACGTACTTTACCATTAGAAGTTGCTAAGGCATTATTTTGCCCTTTAAGTTTAGATAGTTGAGCGCCTTCATCTTTATACTTTTGAACAAGTTCTTTATGTTTATTCGCTTGTCTCTGAGTAGCATCATTTGCACGTTTTAATTGAGCTGTTGTGGCTTGATTGGAGTTCTTTAAATCTTTTTCAGCTTGTCGAAGTTGTTTGAGTTTTATATACGCTTTTTCTTTAGATTCTGTCGTACGCTTATATTGTGCTTGTTGCTTTTTTAGTTCAGCGTTAGATTCTTTTAAAGATTCATTTGAACGGTCTAAAGCAACTTTGTTTTTCTTCTCAGCTTCAACTAACCCTTTATAAGCTTTTTCTACACTGCCTACGCGTTGTTTAGCTTCTGCATATTTCTCATTAAGTTGTTTTAATTCACTCTCGGCTTGGTTAAACATTTGCTTTTGAATTTTCATGTTTTTATTCAAGCCTGATAAACGTGTTTGGTATTTATGCATAGACTTTTCAGACTTATCAAAAGCGGACATATTCGCTTTTAATTCACTATTAGCTAAACCGAGTTGACGTTTTAACCCTGCAAATCCACGGTCTACTTGTGAATTATCCATTGTGTTTCGTATCGTGACGCCTCTAACATAATCTTCCATTTAGTTCCTCCTTTCTAGCCCCCAAATAACTGTTTAAGGTCTGTACCTGTATAAACTTTTTGTTCTTCTTGTTGTTCCTCTTCTTCAGTATTTTGGGAGTTGAGGATATTGAGCAATTCAAAATAAGGTTGGTTTTTAACTTCAGTTAACGTCCAACCATATTGTTCCATACAGTATCTTTGTATAGATTTAATGTTCGATAAAATGTCTCTTATTGAGATTGTTCCTCTGTCTTTCCCACTTCTTCTGATGCATCTTCTGAACTTTCTCCATCTTCGCCTTGCATTTCTTGAAATAAGGCATCGAATACACGAGAATAAGTTTTAGTGCTCATATTATTTAAAATATCATCCTCAGTTAAACCTTGGTCTTTGAATAAATTTGCTAAAAACTGTCGTTCATTTTTTCTAACTTTTTTTGCATCAGGTTTTTCTTTTGCATTTTCTTTTTCAGAAAATTCCATGTGATCATAAAACTTCTCAGCTTCACCCATTGTGATATCTTCCTTCACATATGATGCTGTTTTACCTGTTTCTTTATCTTTAATTTCAAATTTAATCATTGTATTCGCTCCTTATTATTCAAATAAAAAAGACGCAGATTATTTCTGCGCCTTCGTTTTTCTTTTTACTTCTTTAGTTGTAAATTCAGGTACGTCAACATATTCAGACACACCATCTTTCGTTTCAGTAACTATTTTAAAAGTACCTTTAGGATAAGTTGTACCAGGCTCTAAGTCTTTAATGGTGATGCTCGTTTTTCCTTCATCACTTTTAGACGCTTCGCCAACAACTTCGTTTTCGGTATTATAAACTTTTAATTTTTCTGTCATATATTAGCCCCCTATTCAGCGTTAATTACGGCTGTTCTTGTATTAGCCTTCACTTCTACATTTTGGGGCGTATTAGGGTGCATCTACTGTTTCTGAATCACTTACTTCAGGTTCAGTCCCTGTGAAGCCAACAAATACTTTTTTCAAGAATTCGTCTGCGCCTGCAGAACCTTCATGGTAACCATAAGTAATACCTTCAGGTGTACCGTCTTTATCGATAGTACGGCTCATCCAGTCACCAGTTAATTTTGTAGGGTCTGGCGCTTCTGCTTTTTCACCTTTTGTTTTAAACTCGATAGAGTCTAAACTGAACGTCCCTTTAAGTAATGCTACATAAACAGGTTCTCCAGTTAATCCATCTTCTGATTCACCAACCATAGCAACATATGGCGCACGAGTGTTTTCGCCTACCCATGCAGTACCGTTCTTATCTTTAGAACGTCCAATAACTGTATTTAAATCGTCACTTGGAATATTGAAAATATCCATGTCTGATTTAACTTCGTTTGTACCTTGTTTTTTCATCCAAACACGTTTGTTTGATGCGAACATATCTACTAAATCAGGTGCTAAACCTGTAATGTTCATGTTAACTGTACCACCGTTTTCATTTTCCCAAATGAATTTTTGTTCGATAGCTTTACCTTCTTTGTTAAATACACCTACGTGTACACGTTTAAAACCGACTTTATATGAACCTTGTGATTGAGCCATATTATAATTCCTCCTATTTTTAGGCATTAAAAAAGCACACCTAATTGATGTGCTCGCCTTTGTAATATTGATTTTTTGGTATGCCCTCATACCTTCTTGATTTCACGTATCTTTTTGTCTCTTTAAAATAATCGTCTAACATGCTAGCTGTTTGATAAAAGTTATTATCAAATAATATCTTTCTAACGCGTTTCGTTATATCTATTGTGGTTTGGTCTTTATAAGTTTCTACATCGACTTGAACATTGTAGGTTTCTGATAAGTAGCTATCTGATACAAAACTACTTGGCGTATCATATATAGGCGACAAAATAATAAAAGGCTTTGACGTATCAACATTTTCAGTTACTTCATAAAAATAAATACGGTTAGCGACATTGGCTTTAATGAAATCGTCGTTGATGAGTAAGTCATAAATGTACCTAAGTATATTCATAAGGATCTCCCCAATTCTCGAATACAAATACTTCGGTATTTCGCTTGGCTTGCTTGTAATGTTTTTTCAATCACACCAAAACCACGTGGGTTAATTTTCTTACCGTTTCGCGTATAACCATGTTCATTCAAATGAATGAGACGATAACGGTCCATTGGGCCCACCCATTCAATAACAACTGTTCTTTGTCTATCTTTAGCTGCTGTAAAGGGTTGAGTTCGTTTCATTTCATTTATTGAAGCGCCTGTGTCTTTAAATGCGACAAAGTTCTTCTTTAATTCACCTAACATATAATCCGAAGCTTGTTCTAACGCTCTATCACTTTTTTCACGCATGGCTTGTTTACCAAATCTTTGTTCCAATTGTTTTTCCAACTCTGGTATGCCTTTAATTTCTACTGTCATGCTTTTTCCACCAATACTAACGTGATAAAACCACGTTCAGGCGTATCCAAACGAACATCTTTGATATCAAATAATTGTTTTTGTAGCCTAAAATCATCAACTTTGACAACATGTTTAGCTGTCGGTGTATAAGTTTGATACGGATCGCGTATCACCATTGATAAACCCGAAGTTGAATCACTTACACCAAGTAATTCCCTATCTTTAACAGAAGGACTATAGGTTTCGGCAAAACAATTAAATAAGTTTGTTTCTTCAAAATCATCTGGATAAGGCCCTTGGTTTTCATATTGGAAAAAGCTGACAGGAGTGCGAAAGTCGCCAGACAACACTTTTCTATTCTTGAAGTTCATCTGTGCCAAAATCATCACCCCTATAGATCACATTTTGCATACCAAAGTCATGTAGCACTGTCGAAAAATTTTTATGGAAAAATTGGAGTTGTTCATTGTAAACATAACGTGAACGTTCAAGCACGAGCTCTCTACCTACTGAATTCTCATCTATATCAAACGAACCACAAATAGATTGAATCGCTAAATAAGATAATTCCAATATCTGCTTTAACGATTCATCTTCGGAACTGTGAAAAATATGCATACGACCTTTAAATTCAACGAGCAAATCGTCCATAGTATCACGCCCCTATTCCGCTGAAATCGTAGCTGTTTTAGCATTCGCTGTTACTTCAACGTTTTGGGGGTTACTTGGGTGAAGATGCTGTAGCTTTAATGTTTAAATCATACACAGCTGCAACTTTATCGTCTTTTGCTTTACCATAGGCAAATTGCTTAGCAGTGTATAAATCCATATCTTCAATAGCTAATGTTTGGTCGAATTTCTTGACGTTAATACCACCTGCTAAGTAACCATCATAACGACCTTTAACATAAGTTAATACTTGCCCTGATTTTTGTGCTAAAGATTCAACAATATTTAAATTGAATGGTAGTGCTGTTACATACACGCCATTTGCATTTAAGTGTGTATATTGTGCTTGAATGTCAAACGCGTCTGAAGGATTAACAACCATTGTTACATTACCTTTAACCACAACTGCGTGACCTTTTTCATCAGTTGAATGATGTTTAAATACTTTTGTTAATTCATCAACTGTTGTTTGTGAATCAGCAAAAGTTAATGTACCGTTAGAAGCTTTTTCAGGATAAACACCACCTGATACTGAAACGCCTTCTTGTACTTGACGATTTAATCCTATAGGTTGTTCTTTACCTGTACCTGTTAAGAATGCTGCTTCTAAGGCAACTGCAAATGCTTCTTCGATTTGTAAACGTACAAAACGCTCAATCCACGCAGGACCAAAATCTTGTAAGTCTTTAGGTAATACAACAAATGCAGTTAATTTGTTTTGGATAGCTGTTTCTTCACTGAACGCAGCATCTAATTGACCTTTGATTTCTCCAAAGATTTGGCCCCATACAGCTACACCGCTCGTTTCTGATTTTAAGAATTTAAGGCGTAAACCTGCATTCTTGATACCTAAATCAGCTAATAAAGGATGTTCTGTCGTTAAATCTTCAAAGATACGGTCGATTGTTTCTTCTGGTAGTAATTTTTCTTCTTTGTAACCAACTTCAGTGTTGATGTCATTGAAGAACTTACGTTGTTCAGCTGTTAATTGTTTGTCTTTAGAAGGTAAAGAACTAATCTTTTCTGCTTCTTGTTTTGCTTGAGCTTTTGATTCTTCAAATAGCTCATTAATCATTTGGCCGTATAGTTCGGCTTGTTCTTGTTCGCTATCTCCGTTTTGGATAGCATTTAAAAATTCTTCTCGTGCGTTTTTAAAATCATCTGATAAATTTAAAGGCATTATTTAGCCCTCCTTATTTTTTGTATTAAAAAAAGAACCTTGGTTTCGATTTGTTTTCAACATGTTGTTCTTTCGTTGAATCCTCAATCGTTTCAGGTTCTTCTTTTTCGTTTAGTTTTTCAATTACTTTATTCGCTATTTGCTCGACGTCAATTTTCACTTCTGGTGTTTGTTTCATCAATGTCGCAACTTTATTAATCGCATCATTTGATAACATCTGCCCTGAATTTGCAACGAGTTTAGGTGCTGATTCATCAAACATCTTACTGTCTGCAAAACCTAATTCAACAGCATCTTGTGCATTCAACCAAGTTTCTTCATTCATAAGATCTAAGATTTCTTGTTCACCTTTACCAGTTTTAGCAATGTAAGCATTCGCAATACCACGATTCACACCGCTCAACATGTTAGATGCAGAAGTCATAGCTCTGTCATCTCCCATAACAACGGTGCTAGCATTATGAATCATCATTTGAGCTGGGGGGCTCATTTCAATATGCTTACCAGCCATGGCAATAACAGAAGCTGCACTTGCTGCAACACCGACCACTTTCACATTGATGTTACCTGGATATTCTTTCAAAGATGTATATATTTCACTCCCTGAGAAAACATCTCCTCCTCCTGAGTTAATGATTAACTCAACATCTTCATTTGATGTAGGCAGTGCATCAATCACATCTTTTGGTGATGTGGCGTCTAAATCAAGCATGTCATAAATCCATTTGTCGTTATTTGGTACAATTGCACCCTTGACCTCTATTCTCATTCATCATCACCTCCTTCGAGTGGTTCTTCGTGATTATCTTGGTTATCCTGATTACCATTTTCTTTTTCTCTTGCTGTTGTTAAGTTCTTCGTAATCTTGTATTCATCCATTTTCGGGTCGTCCGATGGTTCTTCGCCTAATAGTATTAATACTTGGTTAGGTGTGAATGTACTTGAAGATACAAGCTTATCTATGCTATCAGCAAGTTCTAATGGATTTTTCTTATCGATACCAATTATCTTAATACCAATACCTTTTAAGATATCTGCTTCTGTGAATAGTTTAGCGTTAAGCTCATCTTCAAACTTCTTCGTAAGTGGCTTAATACAGAATTTAATATATGCTTCAAACGCATTTTCTAAGTCCGCTAAATCACCATGTAAAAGCGAAGGTGGAATACCGATAGCTCTAGCTACATTATCAATTAAAGATTTTTGTAGCTTGCCTAACTCATCAAAAGGTGCTGCACTCATTTTGTTGCCTGAAGATGCATCTTGATATTCAAATGCTTTCGTTAGTGGTGCGATAGCGACGCCGTTTTTACTAAAAGCTTCAGTCACTTTGTTAACGTAATCCTGCATTTTTTCCATTTCTTCAGTAGTATTTACTTTTTGTGAATCCACGTTGATAATGCCACGTATTTGGTTGTTACGCATTTGCGCATTCATCATACGTCCGAATAGCTCCCCATAATCTTGGAATAACCCTTCAGTAAATTGATTCAATTTCGCATTGTTATAAGTTAAATAAATAACCTCATCCATATCAAATGAACGTTCATATTCATATTCACCAATAAGCACATGCTCAAATACATCTGGATATAACGCAAATTTCTTTCTATCGTAATCATCAGCAATAACAAGTTCTCGTTTATCAGTCACGACGATTAAAACTTCGTTATCGTATACAAGCTTGTAAATAACTTTTTGCCAAAAATCTGTCGCTGATAAATCGGTATTCGGTCTGAAGTTCAACTTATAATAGATGTTATCTTTAATTGCTTTTTTATTCTCATCCATAATCCTAAATTCAGATTGGGAAATCGTACGCGCTAAAAATTCAATGCATGTATCGATAGCCATACGTTTCAAGTAGGCTTTTTCTGATGTATCTTGAAACAGTTCTAAATCATACATCCAACTAATTTCATGTTGCTTACCTAATATGCGATCTAAAATTCCCATGTTGTCCCTCCCTTCTAAAAACTAATTGCATTTAAGAAATCTAAACTGTCATTCAAATCGACTTCTAGCAAATCATCGGCTCGATAAAGTGCATGAAGCATAGCGTGGAAGCCATCTGTTTTACGTCTAATTTCATCTTTCTTAATAAATTCTTTATTGCCATCAGGTTTGATTTTTACAGCAACATTATTCGTGTACCAACGCATTAATGGGTTATTATCAAAAACAATTTTATTATTCGCAAACATTGTTTCTATACGAGGGGCTAATAGTCCGTGTATAGAACGTGGACTACGAATAACCTCGTAATCTATGCCATATTCTTCAAAGGCCCTACGAATTAAATCAATTCTGTAATTATCTACAATAACTTTTTCTAAACCATATATTTGGCGCATATCATCAAACCATTGGGCGATATAATATTCACTAATTGAAGGTTCATCTACGATTGTAAGAAGCCCATCTTTTTCCCATTCATAAATAGGCGGCTTTAACTTAACTGAGTCTAAGAAACCTTTACGTACAAACGAATGAGTTTTCCATATATAATCTTCACCGTCTCTAAACAATAAACCTACTGCAGCAAAGTCTTTAATATTTGCATAGTCCAAACCGCCAATACATTGTTTATTTTCTAATTCAGGGAAAGGTCGATTGGTAGCTTTAACTTCTTCTCTAGTAGCAATAATTTTTTCAAGGTCTTCTTCAGGTAAGTTCATACGTTTAGTCATAAATTCGCTTCGATTACCCGGGTTACGTATCAAGTCTTTATACTCCGTATATACTTCCTCGTATAAATTTCTTGCGTACTTTGAAAAAGGTTTATGAAACATAGGATTGGCTTTTTCCCATGCTGAAGGGTCATCTACTTCAGTTTTGTCATCTAATTTGCAATAGAATGGGAATAGTCTATCTTCTGTATCTTCTCCGCTAAGTAAATCCAGAGTTCTATCTTTGAGACCATCCATAAAACCTTCTCTAACGTCACCATCAGTCCCTATATAAATAGTGCGACCGTGTTCGACTTTACCTAAACCCCCTCGTTTAACATTAACGATTTGAGCATCTTCATATTGATGTATCTCATCAAAAATAACACATCCTTCACGGCCACCATCTTTGGTTTCTGCGTTAGATGTGTTAAATCTGAATATGGATTGTGTTTCAAGCCCTTCTATTTCA
This region includes:
- the gpG gene encoding phage tail assembly chaperone G, which codes for MIKFEIKDKETGKTASYVKEDITMGEAEKFYDHMEFSEKENAKEKPDAKKVRKNERQFLANLFKDQGLTEDDILNNMSTKTYSRVFDALFQEMQGEDGESSEDASEEVGKTEEQSQ
- a CDS encoding fibronectin type III domain-containing protein, with amino-acid sequence MTEKLKVYNTENEVVGEASKSDEGKTSITIKDLEPGTTYPKGTFKIVTETKDGVSEYVDVPEFTTKEVKRKTKAQK
- a CDS encoding major tail protein, which gives rise to MAQSQGSYKVGFKRVHVGVFNKEGKAIEQKFIWENENGGTVNMNITGLAPDLVDMFASNKRVWMKKQGTNEVKSDMDIFNIPSDDLNTVIGRSKDKNGTAWVGENTRAPYVAMVGESEDGLTGEPVYVALLKGTFSLDSIEFKTKGEKAEAPDPTKLTGDWMSRTIDKDGTPEGITYGYHEGSAGADEFLKKVFVGFTGTEPEVSDSETVDAP
- a CDS encoding head-tail adaptor protein, translated to MNFKNRKVLSGDFRTPVSFFQYENQGPYPDDFEETNLFNCFAETYSPSVKDRELLGVSDSTSGLSMVIRDPYQTYTPTAKHVVKVDDFRLQKQLFDIKDVRLDTPERGFITLVLVEKA
- a CDS encoding phage gp6-like head-tail connector protein; this translates as MDDLLVEFKGRMHIFHSSEDESLKQILELSYLAIQSICGSFDIDENSVGRELVLERSRYVYNEQLQFFHKNFSTVLHDFGMQNVIYRGDDFGTDELQE
- a CDS encoding phage major capsid protein; translation: MPLNLSDDFKNAREEFLNAIQNGDSEQEQAELYGQMINELFEESKAQAKQEAEKISSLPSKDKQLTAEQRKFFNDINTEVGYKEEKLLPEETIDRIFEDLTTEHPLLADLGIKNAGLRLKFLKSETSGVAVWGQIFGEIKGQLDAAFSEETAIQNKLTAFVVLPKDLQDFGPAWIERFVRLQIEEAFAVALEAAFLTGTGKEQPIGLNRQVQEGVSVSGGVYPEKASNGTLTFADSQTTVDELTKVFKHHSTDEKGHAVVVKGNVTMVVNPSDAFDIQAQYTHLNANGVYVTALPFNLNIVESLAQKSGQVLTYVKGRYDGYLAGGINVKKFDQTLAIEDMDLYTAKQFAYGKAKDDKVAAVYDLNIKATASSPK
- a CDS encoding head maturation protease, ClpP-related, with amino-acid sequence MRIEVKGAIVPNNDKWIYDMLDLDATSPKDVIDALPTSNEDVELIINSGGGDVFSGSEIYTSLKEYPGNINVKVVGVAASAASVIAMAGKHIEMSPPAQMMIHNASTVVMGDDRAMTSASNMLSGVNRGIANAYIAKTGKGEQEILDLMNEETWLNAQDAVELGFADSKMFDESAPKLVANSGQMLSNDAINKVATLMKQTPEVKIDVEQIANKVIEKLNEKEEPETIEDSTKEQHVENKSKPRFFF
- a CDS encoding phage portal protein, with translation MGILDRILGKQHEISWMYDLELFQDTSEKAYLKRMAIDTCIEFLARTISQSEFRIMDENKKAIKDNIYYKLNFRPNTDLSATDFWQKVIYKLVYDNEVLIVVTDKRELVIADDYDRKKFALYPDVFEHVLIGEYEYERSFDMDEVIYLTYNNAKLNQFTEGLFQDYGELFGRMMNAQMRNNQIRGIINVDSQKVNTTEEMEKMQDYVNKVTEAFSKNGVAIAPLTKAFEYQDASSGNKMSAAPFDELGKLQKSLIDNVARAIGIPPSLLHGDLADLENAFEAYIKFCIKPLTKKFEDELNAKLFTEADILKGIGIKIIGIDKKNPLELADSIDKLVSSSTFTPNQVLILLGEEPSDDPKMDEYKITKNLTTAREKENGNQDNQDNHEEPLEGGDDE